Proteins from a genomic interval of Halopseudomonas litoralis:
- a CDS encoding SDR family oxidoreductase codes for MNIDLSGKRVIITGASRGIGRAIARAFARDGARVAICARDPQAVAETGKELESSAAAVIARSVDVTDTAAVQAFVAEIAEAWGGVDVLVNNAGQGKGGNLDTLTPEDILAHANVLQMGHFRFVQAVVPFMRRQRWGRIIEINALAGVVPTPEGIPSVINRASCVALSKSLGMSLPKDNILVNSLNMGWIDTGQWDRHFKEMGPGVTREEFDEMVMKVVPLGRYGRPEDVAGMALFLASDYANFISGASIDIAGGMGGQIAYFPTLKRDFTESIRQRRENAAQD; via the coding sequence ATGAATATTGATTTAAGTGGTAAGCGAGTGATCATTACAGGCGCCTCCCGGGGCATTGGCCGAGCGATTGCCAGAGCGTTTGCGAGGGATGGTGCCAGAGTGGCTATCTGCGCGCGGGATCCGCAAGCCGTTGCGGAAACCGGCAAGGAGCTGGAGAGCAGCGCCGCAGCGGTCATCGCCCGCTCTGTCGACGTCACTGATACCGCGGCGGTCCAGGCTTTCGTTGCGGAGATCGCCGAAGCCTGGGGCGGTGTGGATGTGCTGGTCAATAATGCCGGCCAGGGTAAAGGCGGCAATCTGGACACCCTCACGCCCGAAGACATCCTCGCCCACGCCAATGTGTTGCAGATGGGTCACTTTCGCTTCGTTCAGGCTGTTGTGCCTTTCATGCGCAGGCAGCGCTGGGGCAGAATCATCGAAATCAATGCGCTGGCAGGCGTGGTGCCCACCCCAGAAGGCATTCCGTCGGTAATCAACCGAGCCTCCTGTGTAGCCCTTTCAAAATCGCTTGGCATGTCACTGCCCAAAGACAATATCCTGGTCAACTCCCTCAACATGGGTTGGATCGATACCGGTCAGTGGGATCGGCACTTCAAGGAAATGGGGCCAGGTGTAACTCGGGAGGAATTCGATGAAATGGTCATGAAAGTCGTCCCGCTGGGACGCTACGGCCGCCCGGAGGACGTGGCTGGTATGGCGCTGTTCCTTGCCAGTGATTACGCGAACTTCATCAGCGGTGCGTCTATTGATATTGCCGGCGGCATGGGCGGGCAGATTGCCTACTTCCCTACATTAAAGCGCGACTTCACCGAGTCGATCCGTCAGCGCAGAGAAAACGCCGCGCAGGACTGA
- a CDS encoding LysR family transcriptional regulator, translated as MTKHDVSMRQLRYFVAAAETGQFSQAASKVHVSQSAITAAVMQLEERLGVKLFERMPYGVSLTAEGNKFLQHASHILDTLQDALSEPFFLSHAISGVVRVGASYTVLGYFLPNLLARFKRNYPDVEIDLIDMERSSIEAAVTSGELDVGLTVISNASDLGGLEHSVLIRSRRQLWLASAHPLLQSASITLKDVAGHAYIMPTVDEGETSALRYWHSQDLEPQVAFRTSSMESLRGLVAHGFGVTILSDMLYRAWSLEGKKIEIRPLTDAVPPMELGLLWREGASLNEAASAFQQFLIHACGS; from the coding sequence ATGACAAAGCATGATGTTTCGATGCGCCAGTTGCGATACTTCGTTGCAGCTGCGGAGACCGGCCAATTTTCCCAAGCGGCTAGCAAGGTGCATGTATCGCAGTCGGCTATCACTGCTGCGGTCATGCAGCTGGAAGAGCGCCTGGGCGTGAAACTGTTCGAACGGATGCCCTACGGCGTCAGCCTCACGGCGGAGGGCAACAAGTTCTTGCAGCATGCCAGTCATATTCTTGATACGTTGCAGGATGCTCTTAGCGAGCCGTTCTTTCTCAGCCATGCGATCAGCGGTGTGGTAAGGGTAGGAGCGTCCTATACAGTGCTGGGCTACTTCCTGCCTAATCTGCTGGCACGGTTCAAGCGTAATTATCCGGATGTCGAGATTGATCTGATTGATATGGAGCGGAGTAGCATCGAGGCCGCCGTCACTTCGGGCGAGCTGGACGTGGGTCTGACGGTAATATCTAACGCCAGCGATCTCGGCGGCTTGGAGCACAGCGTGTTGATCAGGTCCCGGCGGCAATTGTGGCTGGCTTCCGCCCACCCCCTGTTACAGTCGGCGTCCATCACCTTGAAGGATGTCGCCGGACATGCCTATATCATGCCCACGGTAGACGAAGGCGAAACGTCGGCGCTGCGTTACTGGCATAGCCAGGACCTTGAGCCGCAGGTGGCTTTCCGCACGTCTTCCATGGAATCGTTGCGCGGGCTGGTGGCTCACGGTTTTGGGGTGACCATTCTGTCAGACATGCTTTATCGCGCCTGGTCGCTGGAAGGCAAAAAGATTGAAATCCGCCCGCTTACCGACGCCGTCCCACCGATGGAGCTGGGCCTGCTGTGGCGTGAAGGCGCAAGCCTGAACGAGGCTGCCAGTGCTTTCCAGCAGTTCCTTATTCATGCTTGCGGATCGTGA
- a CDS encoding indolepyruvate ferredoxin oxidoreductase family protein gives MGTSLSLDDKYTQISGYQLMTGVQALVRLPLMQRQRDLAAGLNTAGFISGYRGSPLGGFDQHLWRAREYLKESHTHFQPGVNEELAATSIWGTQQVNIFEGATYDGVFGMWYGKGPGVDRSGDVFRHANAAGTSKFGGVLAVAGDDHGARSSSLPHQTEHIFKAVMMPVLAPSGVQEYLDYGIHGWAMSRYSGCWVALKAVADTVESAAIVDIDPFRVESIIPDFQIPEGGLNIRWPDPPLAQEQRLLEHKLYAALAYARANRIDRVVMDSPNARIGIITAGKSYLDVCQALEMLGIGAEQVQQMGLRVYKVGMVWPLEAEGVRHFAEGLEEIIVVEEKRHMIEYQMKEELYNWREDVRPRIVGKFDDKGEWSMPHTDWLLPAISELTPAHIARALAKRILRLRPDDRLQNRLEQLEAQLTTKNVMGALMDRVPHYCSGCPHNISTKVPEGSRALAGIGCHYMAAWIYPQTQTFSQMGGEGVAWIGQAPFTTTKHVFANLGDGTYFHSGILAIRAAVAAKAQITYKILYNDAVAMTGGQPVDGTLTVPQITQQLAAEGVKRIAVVTDEPEKYESVKNLADGVPVLHREEMEKLQKELREFDGVSAIVYDQTCAAEKRRRRKRGKFPDPARRVVINQAVCEGCGDCSSKSNCMSVVTVDTEFGQKRSIDQSSCNKDFSCLSGFCPSFVTVEGGALRKAKALGNTGADEWHLPTPAMASLDQPYSILVTGVGGTGVVTIGALLGMAAYIEGKGVLNLDMAGMAQKGGAVWSHIRIAAEQSQLHAPRIAAGETSLLLGCDLVVSANNETLEKLRHGLTHAVVNSDESITSEFVRTFALQAESGDLEAHPDPKFRTQAMSAQIAEAVGEGQSSFLDASRIATVLMGDSIATNTFMLGFAYQKGWLPVAQESLVQAIELNGTAIEFNLKAFDWGRRAAADLPRLRSLIDSNSSKAAAQPLSQNLDEVIQRRIATLTEYQNAKLGDKYLARVQQFREAETRIAGEPGKLTETVARNYFKVLATKDEYEVARLYTNGDFMKKIEAQFEGNYKLNFHLAPPIMNNAKPGEEPKKRSFGPWMMRSFKLLARLKFLRNSVIDPFGYTAERKVEREWLATYEGILDEVLDKLTAEKLQTAVELTNLPDIVRGYGPVKERFLDQARIQHARLLSAWRNERKAEFHDATAKDARIQATQL, from the coding sequence ATGGGAACTTCCCTCTCGCTTGACGACAAGTATACGCAGATAAGCGGATATCAATTGATGACCGGAGTCCAGGCGCTGGTCCGGTTGCCGCTTATGCAACGCCAGCGTGATCTGGCTGCGGGGCTGAATACCGCTGGCTTTATCTCCGGCTATCGGGGCTCGCCCCTAGGTGGCTTCGATCAGCATCTATGGCGTGCTCGGGAATACCTGAAGGAGAGCCACACCCATTTCCAGCCAGGCGTTAACGAAGAACTGGCCGCCACCTCCATCTGGGGTACCCAGCAGGTCAACATCTTTGAAGGCGCCACCTATGATGGCGTATTCGGCATGTGGTACGGCAAAGGTCCAGGTGTTGACCGCTCCGGAGACGTTTTCCGCCATGCTAATGCTGCCGGCACCTCGAAGTTTGGTGGTGTGCTGGCCGTAGCCGGTGATGACCATGGCGCCCGCTCCTCTTCGCTGCCACATCAGACAGAACATATCTTCAAAGCCGTGATGATGCCGGTGCTGGCACCTTCCGGTGTACAGGAATACCTCGATTACGGCATTCACGGCTGGGCCATGTCTCGCTATTCCGGATGCTGGGTGGCGCTGAAAGCCGTCGCCGATACCGTTGAGAGCGCAGCGATTGTCGATATCGATCCGTTTCGCGTTGAGTCGATCATTCCCGACTTCCAGATTCCCGAAGGCGGTCTGAACATCCGCTGGCCCGATCCGCCGCTCGCCCAGGAACAGCGCCTGCTCGAACACAAGCTGTACGCCGCCCTGGCGTATGCCCGCGCCAACCGTATCGACCGCGTGGTCATGGACTCGCCCAACGCCCGAATCGGTATCATCACCGCAGGCAAATCTTACCTGGACGTCTGTCAGGCGCTGGAGATGCTCGGCATCGGTGCAGAGCAGGTCCAGCAGATGGGTCTGCGGGTTTACAAAGTGGGCATGGTCTGGCCGCTTGAAGCCGAAGGCGTACGCCATTTCGCCGAGGGTCTGGAAGAAATCATAGTGGTGGAAGAAAAACGCCACATGATCGAATACCAGATGAAGGAAGAGTTATATAACTGGCGCGAGGACGTGCGGCCACGCATCGTCGGCAAGTTCGACGACAAGGGCGAGTGGAGCATGCCCCACACTGACTGGCTGCTTCCGGCCATCAGTGAACTGACGCCGGCGCACATCGCTCGCGCCCTGGCCAAGCGGATTCTGCGCCTGCGCCCGGACGACAGATTGCAGAACCGTTTGGAGCAACTCGAAGCACAGCTCACCACCAAAAACGTAATGGGCGCGCTGATGGATCGGGTACCTCACTACTGTTCGGGCTGCCCACACAACATCTCCACCAAGGTGCCGGAAGGCAGCCGGGCGCTGGCGGGTATTGGCTGTCATTACATGGCCGCGTGGATCTATCCGCAAACCCAGACCTTCAGCCAGATGGGCGGTGAAGGCGTAGCCTGGATCGGCCAGGCGCCGTTTACCACCACCAAGCACGTATTCGCCAACCTGGGCGACGGTACCTACTTCCATTCCGGCATCCTGGCAATCCGCGCAGCGGTCGCTGCCAAGGCGCAGATCACCTACAAGATTCTGTACAACGATGCCGTAGCCATGACCGGCGGGCAACCGGTTGACGGCACCCTGACTGTGCCGCAGATCACCCAACAACTGGCTGCTGAGGGGGTCAAGCGTATTGCTGTGGTGACCGACGAGCCGGAAAAATACGAATCAGTGAAGAACCTGGCCGACGGCGTGCCAGTCCTGCACCGCGAAGAAATGGAAAAGCTGCAGAAGGAGCTGCGCGAGTTCGACGGCGTGTCCGCTATCGTTTACGACCAGACCTGCGCTGCCGAAAAACGCCGCCGCCGCAAGCGCGGCAAGTTCCCTGATCCGGCGCGCCGGGTAGTCATCAACCAGGCGGTTTGCGAAGGTTGCGGCGATTGCAGCAGCAAGTCCAACTGCATGTCGGTGGTGACCGTCGATACCGAATTCGGCCAGAAGCGCAGCATCGACCAGTCATCGTGCAACAAGGACTTCTCCTGCCTGTCCGGCTTTTGCCCGAGCTTCGTGACCGTGGAAGGCGGCGCATTGCGCAAGGCCAAGGCGCTGGGCAACACCGGTGCCGATGAATGGCATCTGCCAACGCCGGCCATGGCCTCACTGGATCAGCCCTACAGCATTCTGGTCACTGGCGTGGGCGGCACCGGCGTGGTGACCATCGGCGCCTTGCTCGGCATGGCTGCCTACATCGAAGGCAAAGGCGTGCTGAACCTAGATATGGCCGGCATGGCGCAGAAAGGCGGCGCCGTGTGGTCGCATATCCGCATCGCTGCCGAGCAATCGCAGCTGCATGCACCGCGCATTGCTGCAGGCGAAACCAGCCTGCTGCTGGGTTGCGATCTGGTGGTCAGCGCCAACAACGAGACCCTGGAAAAACTCCGCCACGGCTTGACCCATGCCGTGGTGAATTCGGACGAGAGCATCACCAGCGAGTTCGTGCGCACCTTTGCCCTGCAGGCCGAGAGCGGCGACCTCGAAGCGCACCCCGATCCCAAGTTCCGCACCCAGGCCATGTCGGCGCAGATTGCCGAAGCGGTTGGTGAAGGCCAGTCCAGTTTCCTGGATGCCAGTCGTATCGCCACAGTACTGATGGGCGACTCGATTGCCACCAACACCTTCATGCTCGGCTTCGCCTATCAGAAGGGCTGGTTGCCTGTCGCGCAAGAATCACTGGTCCAGGCCATCGAGCTGAACGGCACCGCTATCGAGTTCAACCTCAAGGCATTCGACTGGGGCCGCCGCGCCGCAGCGGATTTGCCACGCCTGCGCAGCCTGATCGACAGCAACAGCAGCAAAGCCGCAGCGCAACCGCTGTCGCAGAACCTGGATGAGGTCATTCAGCGCCGTATCGCCACTCTTACCGAGTATCAGAACGCCAAACTGGGTGACAAATACCTGGCGCGCGTGCAGCAGTTCCGCGAGGCTGAAACGCGAATCGCTGGCGAGCCGGGCAAGCTGACCGAGACCGTCGCACGTAATTACTTCAAGGTGCTGGCTACCAAGGACGAATACGAAGTGGCGCGGCTGTATACCAACGGCGATTTCATGAAAAAGATCGAAGCGCAGTTCGAGGGCAACTACAAGCTCAACTTCCACCTGGCTCCGCCCATCATGAACAACGCCAAGCCAGGCGAAGAACCAAAAAAACGCAGCTTCGGCCCGTGGATGATGCGCAGCTTCAAGTTGCTGGCACGTCTGAAGTTCCTGCGTAATTCGGTCATCGATCCCTTTGGCTATACCGCCGAGCGCAAGGTAGAACGCGAATGGCTGGCGACTTACGAAGGCATTCTTGACGAGGTGCTCGACAAGCTGACCGCAGAGAAACTGCAAACCGCCGTAGAGCTTACCAACCTGCCAGACATCGTTCGCGGCTACGGTCCGGTCAAGGAGCGTTTCCTGGATCAGGCCCGCATTCAGCACGCCCGGCTGCTATCGGCATGGCGCAATGAGCGCAAAGCGGAATTTCACGACGCCACCGCCAAGGATGCGCGCATCCAGGCCACGCAGCTATAA
- a CDS encoding isovaleryl-CoA dehydrogenase, whose protein sequence is MSAIPGLDFFLGEDIDMLRDSVAGFAAKEIAPRAAEADRTDEFPMDLWRKFGDMGLLGLTVAEEYGGSGMGYLAHMIAMEEISRAAGGIGLSYGAHSNLCVNQIHRNGSEAQKQKFLPKLISGEHIGALAMSEPNAGSDVVSMKLRADKKGDRYVLNGTKMWITNGPDCHVLVVYAKTDLTAGAKGMTAFILDTNTPGFSVAQKLDKLGMRGSHTGELVFNNVEIPEENILGGLGEGTKVLMSGLDYERAVLSGGPMGLMQASMDIVTPYIHDRKQFGQSIGEFQLIQGKVADMYSTLQACRAYLYSVGKYLDAMGSGHVRQVRKDCAGVILYTAEKATWMAGEAIQILGGNGYINDYPTGRIWRDAKLYEIGAGTSEIRRMLIGRELFNETR, encoded by the coding sequence ATGAGCGCTATACCCGGACTGGACTTCTTCCTTGGTGAAGACATCGACATGCTGCGTGATTCGGTTGCCGGCTTTGCTGCCAAGGAAATCGCCCCGCGTGCCGCCGAAGCCGACCGCACCGACGAGTTTCCGATGGATCTGTGGCGCAAATTTGGCGACATGGGCCTGCTTGGTCTTACCGTGGCCGAAGAATACGGCGGCTCGGGTATGGGCTATCTGGCGCATATGATCGCCATGGAAGAAATTTCCCGCGCAGCGGGCGGTATCGGCTTGTCCTACGGAGCGCATTCGAACTTGTGCGTGAACCAGATTCACCGCAACGGCAGCGAAGCGCAGAAGCAGAAGTTCCTGCCCAAGCTGATCTCCGGCGAGCACATCGGCGCCCTGGCCATGAGTGAGCCGAATGCCGGCTCTGATGTGGTCTCCATGAAACTGCGCGCCGACAAGAAAGGCGACCGTTACGTGTTGAACGGCACCAAGATGTGGATCACCAACGGACCTGATTGCCACGTGTTGGTGGTCTACGCCAAGACCGATCTCACCGCCGGTGCCAAAGGCATGACTGCCTTTATCCTAGATACCAATACCCCTGGTTTCTCCGTTGCGCAGAAGCTCGACAAGCTCGGCATGCGCGGCTCGCACACCGGCGAGCTGGTATTCAACAACGTTGAGATCCCGGAAGAAAACATTCTCGGCGGCCTGGGTGAAGGCACCAAGGTGCTGATGAGCGGCCTGGACTATGAACGCGCGGTGCTGAGCGGTGGCCCGATGGGCCTGATGCAGGCGTCCATGGACATCGTCACGCCCTATATTCATGACCGCAAGCAGTTCGGTCAGAGCATCGGCGAGTTCCAGCTCATTCAGGGCAAGGTCGCTGACATGTACAGCACCCTCCAGGCGTGCCGCGCCTATCTCTACAGCGTCGGCAAATACCTCGACGCCATGGGCAGCGGGCATGTCCGCCAGGTGCGCAAGGATTGTGCGGGCGTGATCCTGTATACCGCCGAAAAAGCCACGTGGATGGCCGGTGAAGCAATCCAGATCCTCGGCGGCAATGGCTATATTAATGACTACCCCACCGGCCGCATCTGGCGTGACGCAAAACTGTACGAGATTGGCGCAGGCACCAGCGAAATTCGGCGCATGCTGATCGGGCGAGAACTGTTCAACGAGACCCGGTGA
- a CDS encoding carboxyl transferase domain-containing protein produces the protein MSILNSQINRNAPEYAVNCSAMQTLVTDLRELLARVAEGGGAKAQERHLSRGKLLPRQRIDALLDPGSPFLEIGQLTAHEVYGEDVPAAGLIAGLGRVEGVECMIVANDATVKGGSYYPLTVKKHLRAQTIALQNRLPCIYLVDSGGANLPRQDEVFPDREHFGRIFFNQANMSAQGIPQIAVVMGSCTAGGAYVPAMADEAIMVRNQATIFLAGPPLVKAATGEVVSAEDLGGADVHCKTSGVADHYAENDEHALALARRCIANLNWRKQGELNCRAPINPRYASDELYGIIPADAKQPFDVREVIARLVDDSQFDEFKALYGTTLVCGFAHLHGHPVAILANNGILFAESAQKGAHFIELACQRGIPLLFLQNITGFMVGQKYEAGGIAKHGAKLVTAVACAQVPKFTVIIGGSFGAGNYGMCGRAYDPRFLWMWPNARISVMGGEQAAGVLVQVKHEQAERAGETFSAEQEQTLRKPILEQYERQGHPYYSSARLWDDGVIDPAQTRDVLGLAISAALNAPIAPTRFGVFRM, from the coding sequence ATGAGCATTCTCAACAGTCAAATCAACCGCAACGCGCCAGAATATGCGGTTAACTGCTCGGCCATGCAGACACTGGTGACGGACCTGCGCGAGTTGCTGGCGCGCGTTGCCGAAGGCGGCGGCGCCAAGGCCCAGGAGCGCCACCTCTCGCGCGGCAAACTGTTGCCCCGCCAGCGCATCGATGCCCTGCTCGACCCAGGTTCGCCGTTTCTGGAAATCGGCCAACTGACCGCCCATGAGGTCTACGGCGAAGACGTGCCCGCCGCCGGTCTGATCGCCGGTCTAGGGCGTGTGGAAGGTGTCGAATGCATGATCGTGGCCAACGACGCAACGGTCAAAGGCGGCTCCTATTATCCGCTGACAGTTAAGAAGCACCTGCGCGCGCAGACCATTGCCCTGCAGAACCGCCTGCCGTGCATCTATCTGGTGGATTCCGGCGGCGCCAACCTGCCACGCCAGGATGAGGTCTTTCCCGACCGCGAGCACTTCGGCCGCATCTTCTTCAACCAGGCCAACATGAGCGCCCAGGGCATTCCGCAGATTGCCGTGGTCATGGGCTCCTGTACCGCTGGCGGCGCGTATGTGCCAGCGATGGCAGACGAAGCCATCATGGTGCGCAACCAGGCAACCATTTTTCTTGCCGGCCCACCGCTGGTCAAGGCCGCCACCGGTGAAGTGGTCAGCGCCGAGGATCTGGGCGGCGCCGATGTGCACTGCAAGACCTCAGGCGTGGCCGATCACTATGCCGAGAACGACGAACACGCCCTGGCCCTGGCCCGGCGCTGCATCGCCAATCTGAACTGGCGCAAGCAGGGTGAGCTGAACTGCCGCGCACCAATCAACCCGCGCTACGCCAGCGACGAGCTATACGGCATCATCCCGGCCGATGCCAAGCAACCCTTTGATGTGCGCGAAGTGATTGCCCGCCTAGTCGACGACAGCCAGTTCGATGAATTCAAGGCGCTGTATGGCACCACGCTGGTATGCGGCTTTGCCCATCTGCATGGGCATCCGGTAGCGATCCTGGCGAACAACGGCATCCTCTTCGCCGAGTCCGCGCAGAAAGGCGCCCACTTTATCGAACTGGCCTGCCAGCGCGGCATTCCGCTGCTGTTCCTGCAAAACATCACCGGCTTTATGGTCGGTCAGAAATACGAGGCCGGTGGTATCGCCAAGCACGGCGCCAAACTGGTTACCGCTGTGGCCTGCGCCCAGGTGCCAAAATTCACCGTGATCATCGGTGGCAGCTTCGGTGCCGGCAACTACGGCATGTGTGGCCGCGCCTACGATCCCCGTTTCCTGTGGATGTGGCCCAATGCGCGCATTTCGGTGATGGGCGGCGAACAGGCAGCAGGCGTGCTGGTGCAGGTCAAGCATGAGCAGGCTGAACGCGCCGGCGAGACCTTCAGCGCCGAGCAGGAACAGACGCTGCGCAAACCGATTCTTGAGCAGTACGAGCGGCAGGGTCATCCCTACTATTCCAGCGCGCGGTTATGGGACGACGGGGTAATTGACCCGGCGCAGACCCGCGACGTGCTCGGTCTGGCGATATCGGCCGCGCTAAATGCGCCTATTGCACCGACCCGCTTTGGGGTGTTCAGGATGTGA
- a CDS encoding gamma-carboxygeranoyl-CoA hydratase has protein sequence MTSFKTIELEYSDNGVATLWLNRPERNNAFNAEMIRELLAAMDEVQAAKGLRFLLLRGRGKHFSAGADLAWMQECAKLDYQANLSDARELGQLMASLAQLSLPTLAVVHGAAFGGALGLISCCDIAIGTNDSLYSLSEVRIGLLPAVISPYVVQAIGQRAARRYALTAERFSGERARELGLLVECYPAEKLDVALQEWVDNLLLNSPQAMNATKALMQTVKHGELTGEVRSYTEAAIAGIRVSAEGQEGLSAFLEKRKPAWQPD, from the coding sequence ATGACCAGCTTCAAGACAATCGAACTCGAATACAGCGACAACGGCGTAGCAACCCTGTGGCTGAACCGGCCCGAACGCAACAACGCGTTCAATGCCGAGATGATCCGTGAGCTGCTGGCAGCCATGGATGAGGTTCAGGCCGCCAAAGGGCTGCGGTTTCTCCTGCTGCGCGGGCGCGGCAAGCACTTTTCTGCCGGAGCCGATCTGGCCTGGATGCAGGAGTGCGCCAAGCTCGATTATCAGGCCAACCTGAGTGATGCCCGAGAACTTGGGCAACTGATGGCCAGTCTGGCGCAGCTCAGCCTGCCGACTCTGGCCGTGGTACACGGGGCAGCCTTTGGTGGTGCGCTGGGTTTGATCAGTTGCTGCGATATCGCTATTGGCACCAACGACAGCCTGTATAGCCTGTCCGAGGTGCGTATCGGCTTGCTTCCCGCAGTCATCAGCCCCTATGTAGTGCAAGCCATCGGGCAACGGGCGGCGCGCCGCTACGCCCTGACCGCCGAGCGTTTCAGCGGTGAACGGGCGCGGGAACTGGGATTGCTCGTCGAATGCTATCCGGCCGAGAAGCTGGACGTGGCGCTACAGGAGTGGGTCGATAACCTGCTGCTGAACAGCCCCCAGGCCATGAATGCGACCAAGGCGCTTATGCAGACCGTCAAGCACGGTGAACTGACCGGGGAAGTACGCAGTTATACCGAAGCGGCCATTGCCGGCATCCGGGTCAGCGCGGAAGGTCAGGAAGGCCTGAGCGCCTTTCTGGAAAAGCGCAAACCGGCATGGCAGCCAGACTGA
- a CDS encoding acetyl/propionyl/methylcrotonyl-CoA carboxylase subunit alpha: MINTLLIANRGEIACRVMRTASEMGITTVAVHSDVDRQAQHVLQADIAIGLGGAKPADSYLLVDKILAAAHASGAQAIHPGYGFLSENAGFARACEEQGLIFVGPPASAIDAMGSKSAAKALMEKAGVPLVPGYHGDEQDLQTFVTAAERIGYPVLLKATAGGGGKGMKVVEREADMAEALASAQREAQSSFGDARMLVEKYVLQPRHVEIQVFADQHGNGVYLNERDCSIQRRHQKVVEEAPAPGLSPELRKAMGDAAVTAAQAIGYVGAGTVEFLLDARGEFFFMEMNTRLQVEHPVTEAITGQDLVAWQLRVAQGEKLPLTQEQVPLMGHAIEVRLYAEDTDNDFLPASGTLQLYREPPAGEGRRVDSGVTEGDVVSPFYDPMIAKLIAWGETREEARLSLLAMLRETVVAGVQTNLKFLTRILAHPAFARAELDTGFIPRHAEQLLPAPEALDDRFWRTAAKAWLLAMPANSSSVAGDPWTGLTSWRAGLPAQSRLHLRCGELDQPFATVDITGCSYCPITQTLLITEEQQTRRHRVLISDGALYLHWLNSWQRIDRFDPIAEVDHSHQHAGGLQAPMNGSVVRVMVEPGQQVEAGAVLLVLEAMKMEHSIRAAETGTVKAIFCAEGELIAEGTLLVEMEEAQ; encoded by the coding sequence ATGATCAATACCCTGCTTATCGCCAACCGCGGCGAAATTGCCTGCCGGGTCATGCGCACCGCCAGCGAGATGGGCATTACCACTGTCGCCGTACACAGTGACGTTGACCGTCAGGCACAGCACGTCCTGCAAGCCGATATAGCCATCGGCCTTGGTGGCGCGAAACCAGCGGACAGCTATCTGCTGGTCGACAAGATTCTCGCCGCCGCCCACGCCAGCGGTGCCCAGGCGATTCATCCCGGCTACGGTTTTCTGTCCGAGAATGCCGGTTTTGCCCGTGCCTGCGAAGAGCAGGGCCTGATCTTCGTCGGGCCACCCGCCTCGGCCATCGATGCCATGGGCAGCAAATCAGCGGCCAAGGCGTTGATGGAAAAGGCCGGCGTGCCGCTGGTGCCCGGCTACCATGGCGACGAACAGGACCTGCAGACCTTCGTAACGGCTGCCGAGCGCATCGGCTACCCGGTGTTGCTCAAGGCAACCGCCGGTGGCGGCGGCAAAGGCATGAAGGTGGTCGAGCGCGAAGCGGATATGGCTGAAGCACTGGCGTCGGCGCAACGGGAGGCCCAGTCCTCCTTTGGCGATGCGCGCATGCTGGTGGAAAAATACGTGTTGCAGCCCCGACACGTGGAAATTCAGGTGTTTGCCGACCAGCACGGCAATGGTGTGTACCTGAACGAACGCGATTGTTCGATCCAGCGCCGTCACCAGAAGGTGGTTGAGGAAGCCCCTGCACCAGGGCTTTCGCCCGAGCTGCGCAAGGCCATGGGCGATGCCGCGGTGACGGCCGCCCAGGCTATCGGCTACGTCGGTGCCGGCACGGTGGAGTTTCTGCTGGACGCGCGCGGCGAATTCTTTTTTATGGAAATGAACACCCGCCTGCAGGTCGAGCATCCGGTCACCGAAGCCATCACCGGGCAGGATCTGGTTGCGTGGCAGCTGCGTGTGGCCCAGGGCGAAAAGCTCCCGCTGACCCAGGAGCAGGTCCCGCTGATGGGGCACGCCATTGAAGTGCGCCTGTACGCTGAAGATACCGACAACGACTTTCTCCCGGCCAGTGGCACTTTGCAGCTGTATCGCGAGCCGCCCGCCGGCGAGGGCCGCCGCGTGGACAGCGGCGTTACCGAAGGCGACGTGGTCTCGCCTTTCTATGATCCAATGATCGCCAAACTGATTGCCTGGGGCGAGACGCGGGAAGAAGCACGCCTGTCCCTGCTGGCCATGCTGCGCGAGACCGTGGTGGCTGGCGTGCAGACCAACCTGAAATTCCTGACCCGTATTCTGGCCCACCCCGCCTTCGCTCGGGCCGAACTGGACACCGGGTTTATCCCGCGTCATGCAGAACAATTGCTGCCCGCGCCTGAAGCACTCGACGACCGGTTCTGGCGCACCGCAGCGAAGGCCTGGTTGCTGGCGATGCCAGCCAACTCCTCCTCGGTGGCAGGCGACCCCTGGACTGGCCTGACCAGCTGGCGCGCCGGACTGCCCGCGCAGAGCCGCCTGCACCTGCGTTGCGGCGAACTGGACCAGCCGTTTGCCACCGTAGATATAACCGGTTGCTCGTATTGCCCGATCACCCAGACGCTGTTGATCACCGAGGAGCAGCAAACCCGCCGCCACCGTGTGCTGATCAGCGATGGCGCCCTGTATCTGCACTGGCTCAACAGCTGGCAGCGGATCGATCGATTTGACCCGATTGCTGAAGTGGACCATTCCCACCAGCACGCCGGTGGTTTGCAGGCGCCGATGAATGGCAGCGTGGTGCGCGTCATGGTCGAGCCAGGCCAACAGGTCGAGGCTGGCGCCGTACTGCTGGTGCTCGAAGCGATGAAGATGGAACATAGCATTCGCGCAGCCGAAACCGGCACGGTGAAAGCAATCTTCTGCGCCGAAGGCGAGCTGATCGCCGAGGGCACCCTGCTGGTGGAAATGGAGGAAGCGCAATGA